In Syngnathus scovelli strain Florida chromosome 10, RoL_Ssco_1.2, whole genome shotgun sequence, the following are encoded in one genomic region:
- the slain2 gene encoding SLAIN motif-containing protein 2 isoform X6, with the protein MEDINSNINADLEVRKLQDLVKQLEKQNEQLRGRSMMMSAHHRPHSAGYEPLSSSSALLSGGDGFAPGVGFGYGDLLENRRCRSPRLSYDGVSFTRPYESEGASAATSGSARNSRCLDDDCETSILDQVDVLDLEDMDCLHEDDDSWLYEAKLDSPLQKALSPVVWCRQALDNPSPDMELAKRSLIHRLDQTMSANRRRSLYGSCYNQQGSYGSQYSPNAANSPYSSGFNSPCSTPSKVPIIRQQLMPVNAVQQRNTTAAAERNPPAVSPQSSVDSELSTSEMDEDSVGSSTTYKLNNVNDVQILARMQEESLRQDYAASASRRSSGSSCHSLRRGTFSDQELDAHSLEDEEEAAHAAFHLPASRFSPSPRHSPRASPRNSPRSRSPARSVDYGRGSPQPAISRLQQPRHSLQGHDTQTNVVKNEGPEPVKNSRSCESNLQLPNGGSPRHHSQSALPPSSKLRTPAAPSPLALRQPVKAIANPAGSTATPGRSLIPPRSGLPRPSTPAGGAGGGGGGIPLPRSKLAQPVRRSLPAPRVYSGARDNLRESY; encoded by the exons ATGGAGGACATCAACTCGAATATTAACGCCGACTTGGAGGTGAGGAAGCTCCAGGATTTGGTCAAGCAGCTCGAGAAGCAGAACGAGCAGCTCCGGGGTCGCTCCATGATGATGTCGGCCCACCACAGACCTCACAGCGCCGGCTACGAGCCCTTATCGTCGTCGTCGGCGCTGCTATCGGGGGGCGACGGCTTCGCTCCCGGGGTGGGGTTCGGCTACGGCGACCTGTTGGAGAACCGCCGCTGCCGAAGCCCACGGCTCTCCTACGACGGCGTCAGCTTCACGAGGCCGTACGAAAGCGAAGGCGCCTCTGCGGCCACCTCCGGGTCGGCACGGAACTCGCGGTGCTTGGACGACGATTGCGAAACGTCCATTCTGGACCAGGTGGACGTTTTGGACTTGGAGGACATGGACTGTCTCCATGAAGACGACGACAGCTG GCTGTACGAAGCTAAGCTCGACAGTCCCTTGCAGAAGGCGCTGAGCCCCGTCGTGTGGTGCCGCCAGGCTCTGGACAACCCGAGTCCGGACATGGAGCTGGCCAAGCGCTCGCTCATCCACAGGTTGGACCAAACCATGTCGG CTAACAGGCGTCGCAGCCTCTACGGAAGCTGCTACAACCAGCAGGGGAGCTACGGGAGCCAGTACAGCCCCAACGCCGCCAACAGTCCCTACAGCAGCGGCTTCAACTCACCCTGCTCCACGCCCAGCAAGGTGCCCATCATCAGGCAGCAGCTGATGCCCGTCAACGCAG TGCAACAGCGTAACACGACGGCGGCGGCAGAAAGAAACCCGCCGGCCGTCAGCCCCCAGTCGTCGGTGGACAGCGAGCTGAGCACCTCTGAAATGGACGAAGACTCGGTGGGCTCTTCCACGACCTACAAGCTCAACAACGTCAACGACGTCCAGATTTTGGCGCGCATGCAGGAAGAGA GTCTGAGGCAGGACTACGCCGCCTCGGCCTCCCGCCGCAGCTCGGGCTCGTCCTGCCACTCGCTGCGGCGCGGCACCTTCAGCGACCAGGAGCTGGACGCGCACAGcctggaggacgaggaggaggcggcgcaCGCGGCCTTTCACCTGCCCGCCAGCCGTTTCAGCCCTTCGCCCCGCCACTCGCCGCGAGCCTCCCCGCGCAACTCGCCGCGATCGCGCTCCCCGGCCCGTTCCGTGGATTACGGCCGCGGCTCGCCTCAGCCCGCGATCAGCCGCCTGCAGCAGCCACGCCACTCGCTGCAGGGCCACGACACGCAGACAAACGTGGTCAAGAACGAAG GCCCGGAGCCCGTCAAGAACAGTCGAAGCTGCGAGTCCAACCTGCAGCTGCCAAATGGCGGCTCGCCCAGACACCACAGCCAATCAGCTC TTCCGCCGAGCAGCAAGCTGCGGACGCCGGCTGCACCCTCACCCCTGGCCTTGAGGCAACCCGTCAAGGCCATCGCCAACCCCGCCGGCTCTACCGCCACCCCCGGCCGCTCCCTGATTCCGCCCCGCAGCGGCCTGCCTCGTCCCAGCACCCCAGCAGGTGGCgccggaggaggcggcggcgggatCCCCCTGCCTCGTAGCAAACTAGCACAGCCTGTGCGCAG AAGTCTACCGGCCCCTCGTGTCTACAGCGGCGCCAGAGACAACCTGAGAGAAAGCTACTAG
- the slain2 gene encoding SLAIN motif-containing protein 2 isoform X4, which produces MEDINSNINADLEVRKLQDLVKQLEKQNEQLRGRSMMMSAHHRPHSAGYEPLSSSSALLSGGDGFAPGVGFGYGDLLENRRCRSPRLSYDGVSFTRPYESEGASAATSGSARNSRCLDDDCETSILDQVDVLDLEDMDCLHEDDDSWLYEAKLDSPLQKALSPVVWCRQALDNPSPDMELAKRSLIHRLDQTMSANRRRSLYGSCYNQQGSYGSQYSPNAANSPYSSGFNSPCSTPSKVPIIRQQLMPVNAVQQRNTTAAAERNPPAVSPQSSVDSELSTSEMDEDSVGSSTTYKLNNVNDVQILARMQEESLRQDYAASASRRSSGSSCHSLRRGTFSDQELDAHSLEDEEEAAHAAFHLPASRFSPSPRHSPRASPRNSPRSRSPARSVDYGRGSPQPAISRLQQPRHSLQGHDTQTNVVKNEEKLRRSLPNLTRSNAAPPQGPEPVKNSRSCESNLQLPNGGSPRHHSQSALPLSCCFGDEGDFIPPSSKLRTPAAPSPLALRQPVKAIANPAGSTATPGRSLIPPRSGLPRPSTPAGGAGGGGGGIPLPRSKLAQPVRRSLPAPRVYSGARDNLRESY; this is translated from the exons ATGGAGGACATCAACTCGAATATTAACGCCGACTTGGAGGTGAGGAAGCTCCAGGATTTGGTCAAGCAGCTCGAGAAGCAGAACGAGCAGCTCCGGGGTCGCTCCATGATGATGTCGGCCCACCACAGACCTCACAGCGCCGGCTACGAGCCCTTATCGTCGTCGTCGGCGCTGCTATCGGGGGGCGACGGCTTCGCTCCCGGGGTGGGGTTCGGCTACGGCGACCTGTTGGAGAACCGCCGCTGCCGAAGCCCACGGCTCTCCTACGACGGCGTCAGCTTCACGAGGCCGTACGAAAGCGAAGGCGCCTCTGCGGCCACCTCCGGGTCGGCACGGAACTCGCGGTGCTTGGACGACGATTGCGAAACGTCCATTCTGGACCAGGTGGACGTTTTGGACTTGGAGGACATGGACTGTCTCCATGAAGACGACGACAGCTG GCTGTACGAAGCTAAGCTCGACAGTCCCTTGCAGAAGGCGCTGAGCCCCGTCGTGTGGTGCCGCCAGGCTCTGGACAACCCGAGTCCGGACATGGAGCTGGCCAAGCGCTCGCTCATCCACAGGTTGGACCAAACCATGTCGG CTAACAGGCGTCGCAGCCTCTACGGAAGCTGCTACAACCAGCAGGGGAGCTACGGGAGCCAGTACAGCCCCAACGCCGCCAACAGTCCCTACAGCAGCGGCTTCAACTCACCCTGCTCCACGCCCAGCAAGGTGCCCATCATCAGGCAGCAGCTGATGCCCGTCAACGCAG TGCAACAGCGTAACACGACGGCGGCGGCAGAAAGAAACCCGCCGGCCGTCAGCCCCCAGTCGTCGGTGGACAGCGAGCTGAGCACCTCTGAAATGGACGAAGACTCGGTGGGCTCTTCCACGACCTACAAGCTCAACAACGTCAACGACGTCCAGATTTTGGCGCGCATGCAGGAAGAGA GTCTGAGGCAGGACTACGCCGCCTCGGCCTCCCGCCGCAGCTCGGGCTCGTCCTGCCACTCGCTGCGGCGCGGCACCTTCAGCGACCAGGAGCTGGACGCGCACAGcctggaggacgaggaggaggcggcgcaCGCGGCCTTTCACCTGCCCGCCAGCCGTTTCAGCCCTTCGCCCCGCCACTCGCCGCGAGCCTCCCCGCGCAACTCGCCGCGATCGCGCTCCCCGGCCCGTTCCGTGGATTACGGCCGCGGCTCGCCTCAGCCCGCGATCAGCCGCCTGCAGCAGCCACGCCACTCGCTGCAGGGCCACGACACGCAGACAAACGTGGTCAAGAACGAAG AAAAACTGCGTCGTAGTCTCCCCAATCTAACACGTTCCAATGCGGCGCCCCCACAAGGCCCGGAGCCCGTCAAGAACAGTCGAAGCTGCGAGTCCAACCTGCAGCTGCCAAATGGCGGCTCGCCCAGACACCACAGCCAATCAGCTC TCCCACTCTCCTGTTGCTTTGGCGACGAAGGTGACTTCA TTCCGCCGAGCAGCAAGCTGCGGACGCCGGCTGCACCCTCACCCCTGGCCTTGAGGCAACCCGTCAAGGCCATCGCCAACCCCGCCGGCTCTACCGCCACCCCCGGCCGCTCCCTGATTCCGCCCCGCAGCGGCCTGCCTCGTCCCAGCACCCCAGCAGGTGGCgccggaggaggcggcggcgggatCCCCCTGCCTCGTAGCAAACTAGCACAGCCTGTGCGCAG AAGTCTACCGGCCCCTCGTGTCTACAGCGGCGCCAGAGACAACCTGAGAGAAAGCTACTAG
- the slain2 gene encoding SLAIN motif-containing protein 2 isoform X3: MEDINSNINADLEVRKLQDLVKQLEKQNEQLRGRSMMMSAHHRPHSAGYEPLSSSSALLSGGDGFAPGVGFGYGDLLENRRCRSPRLSYDGVSFTRPYESEGASAATSGSARNSRCLDDDCETSILDQVDVLDLEDMDCLHEDDDSWLYEAKLDSPLQKALSPVVWCRQALDNPSPDMELAKRSLIHRLDQTMSANRRRSLYGSCYNQQGSYGSQYSPNAANSPYSSGFNSPCSTPSKVPIIRQQLMPVNAVQQRNTTAAAERNPPAVSPQSSVDSELSTSEMDEDSVGSSTTYKLNNVNDVQILARMQEESLRQDYAASASRRSSGSSCHSLRRGTFSDQELDAHSLEDEEEAAHAAFHLPASRFSPSPRHSPRASPRNSPRSRSPARSVDYGRGSPQPAISRLQQPRHSLQGHDTQTNVVKNEGPEPVKNSRSCESNLQLPNGGSPRHHSQSAPAPQLPRHSTPKTKQQLQSPTARRVPLSCCFGDEGDFIPPSSKLRTPAAPSPLALRQPVKAIANPAGSTATPGRSLIPPRSGLPRPSTPAGGAGGGGGGIPLPRSKLAQPVRRSLPAPRVYSGARDNLRESY, translated from the exons ATGGAGGACATCAACTCGAATATTAACGCCGACTTGGAGGTGAGGAAGCTCCAGGATTTGGTCAAGCAGCTCGAGAAGCAGAACGAGCAGCTCCGGGGTCGCTCCATGATGATGTCGGCCCACCACAGACCTCACAGCGCCGGCTACGAGCCCTTATCGTCGTCGTCGGCGCTGCTATCGGGGGGCGACGGCTTCGCTCCCGGGGTGGGGTTCGGCTACGGCGACCTGTTGGAGAACCGCCGCTGCCGAAGCCCACGGCTCTCCTACGACGGCGTCAGCTTCACGAGGCCGTACGAAAGCGAAGGCGCCTCTGCGGCCACCTCCGGGTCGGCACGGAACTCGCGGTGCTTGGACGACGATTGCGAAACGTCCATTCTGGACCAGGTGGACGTTTTGGACTTGGAGGACATGGACTGTCTCCATGAAGACGACGACAGCTG GCTGTACGAAGCTAAGCTCGACAGTCCCTTGCAGAAGGCGCTGAGCCCCGTCGTGTGGTGCCGCCAGGCTCTGGACAACCCGAGTCCGGACATGGAGCTGGCCAAGCGCTCGCTCATCCACAGGTTGGACCAAACCATGTCGG CTAACAGGCGTCGCAGCCTCTACGGAAGCTGCTACAACCAGCAGGGGAGCTACGGGAGCCAGTACAGCCCCAACGCCGCCAACAGTCCCTACAGCAGCGGCTTCAACTCACCCTGCTCCACGCCCAGCAAGGTGCCCATCATCAGGCAGCAGCTGATGCCCGTCAACGCAG TGCAACAGCGTAACACGACGGCGGCGGCAGAAAGAAACCCGCCGGCCGTCAGCCCCCAGTCGTCGGTGGACAGCGAGCTGAGCACCTCTGAAATGGACGAAGACTCGGTGGGCTCTTCCACGACCTACAAGCTCAACAACGTCAACGACGTCCAGATTTTGGCGCGCATGCAGGAAGAGA GTCTGAGGCAGGACTACGCCGCCTCGGCCTCCCGCCGCAGCTCGGGCTCGTCCTGCCACTCGCTGCGGCGCGGCACCTTCAGCGACCAGGAGCTGGACGCGCACAGcctggaggacgaggaggaggcggcgcaCGCGGCCTTTCACCTGCCCGCCAGCCGTTTCAGCCCTTCGCCCCGCCACTCGCCGCGAGCCTCCCCGCGCAACTCGCCGCGATCGCGCTCCCCGGCCCGTTCCGTGGATTACGGCCGCGGCTCGCCTCAGCCCGCGATCAGCCGCCTGCAGCAGCCACGCCACTCGCTGCAGGGCCACGACACGCAGACAAACGTGGTCAAGAACGAAG GCCCGGAGCCCGTCAAGAACAGTCGAAGCTGCGAGTCCAACCTGCAGCTGCCAAATGGCGGCTCGCCCAGACACCACAGCCAATCAGCTC CAGCGCCTCAGCTCCCGAGACACTCcacccccaaaaccaaacagcaACTCCAAAGCCCAACGGCCCGGCGAG TCCCACTCTCCTGTTGCTTTGGCGACGAAGGTGACTTCA TTCCGCCGAGCAGCAAGCTGCGGACGCCGGCTGCACCCTCACCCCTGGCCTTGAGGCAACCCGTCAAGGCCATCGCCAACCCCGCCGGCTCTACCGCCACCCCCGGCCGCTCCCTGATTCCGCCCCGCAGCGGCCTGCCTCGTCCCAGCACCCCAGCAGGTGGCgccggaggaggcggcggcgggatCCCCCTGCCTCGTAGCAAACTAGCACAGCCTGTGCGCAG AAGTCTACCGGCCCCTCGTGTCTACAGCGGCGCCAGAGACAACCTGAGAGAAAGCTACTAG
- the slain2 gene encoding SLAIN motif-containing protein 2 isoform X1, giving the protein MEDINSNINADLEVRKLQDLVKQLEKQNEQLRGRSMMMSAHHRPHSAGYEPLSSSSALLSGGDGFAPGVGFGYGDLLENRRCRSPRLSYDGVSFTRPYESEGASAATSGSARNSRCLDDDCETSILDQVDVLDLEDMDCLHEDDDSWLYEAKLDSPLQKALSPVVWCRQALDNPSPDMELAKRSLIHRLDQTMSANRRRSLYGSCYNQQGSYGSQYSPNAANSPYSSGFNSPCSTPSKVPIIRQQLMPVNAVQQRNTTAAAERNPPAVSPQSSVDSELSTSEMDEDSVGSSTTYKLNNVNDVQILARMQEESLRQDYAASASRRSSGSSCHSLRRGTFSDQELDAHSLEDEEEAAHAAFHLPASRFSPSPRHSPRASPRNSPRSRSPARSVDYGRGSPQPAISRLQQPRHSLQGHDTQTNVVKNEEKLRRSLPNLTRSNAAPPQGPEPVKNSRSCESNLQLPNGGSPRHHSQSAPAPQLPRHSTPKTKQQLQSPTARRVPLSCCFGDEGDFIPPSSKLRTPAAPSPLALRQPVKAIANPAGSTATPGRSLIPPRSGLPRPSTPAGGAGGGGGGIPLPRSKLAQPVRRSLPAPRVYSGARDNLRESY; this is encoded by the exons ATGGAGGACATCAACTCGAATATTAACGCCGACTTGGAGGTGAGGAAGCTCCAGGATTTGGTCAAGCAGCTCGAGAAGCAGAACGAGCAGCTCCGGGGTCGCTCCATGATGATGTCGGCCCACCACAGACCTCACAGCGCCGGCTACGAGCCCTTATCGTCGTCGTCGGCGCTGCTATCGGGGGGCGACGGCTTCGCTCCCGGGGTGGGGTTCGGCTACGGCGACCTGTTGGAGAACCGCCGCTGCCGAAGCCCACGGCTCTCCTACGACGGCGTCAGCTTCACGAGGCCGTACGAAAGCGAAGGCGCCTCTGCGGCCACCTCCGGGTCGGCACGGAACTCGCGGTGCTTGGACGACGATTGCGAAACGTCCATTCTGGACCAGGTGGACGTTTTGGACTTGGAGGACATGGACTGTCTCCATGAAGACGACGACAGCTG GCTGTACGAAGCTAAGCTCGACAGTCCCTTGCAGAAGGCGCTGAGCCCCGTCGTGTGGTGCCGCCAGGCTCTGGACAACCCGAGTCCGGACATGGAGCTGGCCAAGCGCTCGCTCATCCACAGGTTGGACCAAACCATGTCGG CTAACAGGCGTCGCAGCCTCTACGGAAGCTGCTACAACCAGCAGGGGAGCTACGGGAGCCAGTACAGCCCCAACGCCGCCAACAGTCCCTACAGCAGCGGCTTCAACTCACCCTGCTCCACGCCCAGCAAGGTGCCCATCATCAGGCAGCAGCTGATGCCCGTCAACGCAG TGCAACAGCGTAACACGACGGCGGCGGCAGAAAGAAACCCGCCGGCCGTCAGCCCCCAGTCGTCGGTGGACAGCGAGCTGAGCACCTCTGAAATGGACGAAGACTCGGTGGGCTCTTCCACGACCTACAAGCTCAACAACGTCAACGACGTCCAGATTTTGGCGCGCATGCAGGAAGAGA GTCTGAGGCAGGACTACGCCGCCTCGGCCTCCCGCCGCAGCTCGGGCTCGTCCTGCCACTCGCTGCGGCGCGGCACCTTCAGCGACCAGGAGCTGGACGCGCACAGcctggaggacgaggaggaggcggcgcaCGCGGCCTTTCACCTGCCCGCCAGCCGTTTCAGCCCTTCGCCCCGCCACTCGCCGCGAGCCTCCCCGCGCAACTCGCCGCGATCGCGCTCCCCGGCCCGTTCCGTGGATTACGGCCGCGGCTCGCCTCAGCCCGCGATCAGCCGCCTGCAGCAGCCACGCCACTCGCTGCAGGGCCACGACACGCAGACAAACGTGGTCAAGAACGAAG AAAAACTGCGTCGTAGTCTCCCCAATCTAACACGTTCCAATGCGGCGCCCCCACAAGGCCCGGAGCCCGTCAAGAACAGTCGAAGCTGCGAGTCCAACCTGCAGCTGCCAAATGGCGGCTCGCCCAGACACCACAGCCAATCAGCTC CAGCGCCTCAGCTCCCGAGACACTCcacccccaaaaccaaacagcaACTCCAAAGCCCAACGGCCCGGCGAG TCCCACTCTCCTGTTGCTTTGGCGACGAAGGTGACTTCA TTCCGCCGAGCAGCAAGCTGCGGACGCCGGCTGCACCCTCACCCCTGGCCTTGAGGCAACCCGTCAAGGCCATCGCCAACCCCGCCGGCTCTACCGCCACCCCCGGCCGCTCCCTGATTCCGCCCCGCAGCGGCCTGCCTCGTCCCAGCACCCCAGCAGGTGGCgccggaggaggcggcggcgggatCCCCCTGCCTCGTAGCAAACTAGCACAGCCTGTGCGCAG AAGTCTACCGGCCCCTCGTGTCTACAGCGGCGCCAGAGACAACCTGAGAGAAAGCTACTAG
- the slain2 gene encoding SLAIN motif-containing protein 2 isoform X5: MEDINSNINADLEVRKLQDLVKQLEKQNEQLRGRSMMMSAHHRPHSAGYEPLSSSSALLSGGDGFAPGVGFGYGDLLENRRCRSPRLSYDGVSFTRPYESEGASAATSGSARNSRCLDDDCETSILDQVDVLDLEDMDCLHEDDDSWLYEAKLDSPLQKALSPVVWCRQALDNPSPDMELAKRSLIHRLDQTMSANRRRSLYGSCYNQQGSYGSQYSPNAANSPYSSGFNSPCSTPSKVPIIRQQLMPVNAVQQRNTTAAAERNPPAVSPQSSVDSELSTSEMDEDSVGSSTTYKLNNVNDVQILARMQEESLRQDYAASASRRSSGSSCHSLRRGTFSDQELDAHSLEDEEEAAHAAFHLPASRFSPSPRHSPRASPRNSPRSRSPARSVDYGRGSPQPAISRLQQPRHSLQGHDTQTNVVKNEEKLRRSLPNLTRSNAAPPQGPEPVKNSRSCESNLQLPNGGSPRHHSQSALPPSSKLRTPAAPSPLALRQPVKAIANPAGSTATPGRSLIPPRSGLPRPSTPAGGAGGGGGGIPLPRSKLAQPVRRSLPAPRVYSGARDNLRESY, encoded by the exons ATGGAGGACATCAACTCGAATATTAACGCCGACTTGGAGGTGAGGAAGCTCCAGGATTTGGTCAAGCAGCTCGAGAAGCAGAACGAGCAGCTCCGGGGTCGCTCCATGATGATGTCGGCCCACCACAGACCTCACAGCGCCGGCTACGAGCCCTTATCGTCGTCGTCGGCGCTGCTATCGGGGGGCGACGGCTTCGCTCCCGGGGTGGGGTTCGGCTACGGCGACCTGTTGGAGAACCGCCGCTGCCGAAGCCCACGGCTCTCCTACGACGGCGTCAGCTTCACGAGGCCGTACGAAAGCGAAGGCGCCTCTGCGGCCACCTCCGGGTCGGCACGGAACTCGCGGTGCTTGGACGACGATTGCGAAACGTCCATTCTGGACCAGGTGGACGTTTTGGACTTGGAGGACATGGACTGTCTCCATGAAGACGACGACAGCTG GCTGTACGAAGCTAAGCTCGACAGTCCCTTGCAGAAGGCGCTGAGCCCCGTCGTGTGGTGCCGCCAGGCTCTGGACAACCCGAGTCCGGACATGGAGCTGGCCAAGCGCTCGCTCATCCACAGGTTGGACCAAACCATGTCGG CTAACAGGCGTCGCAGCCTCTACGGAAGCTGCTACAACCAGCAGGGGAGCTACGGGAGCCAGTACAGCCCCAACGCCGCCAACAGTCCCTACAGCAGCGGCTTCAACTCACCCTGCTCCACGCCCAGCAAGGTGCCCATCATCAGGCAGCAGCTGATGCCCGTCAACGCAG TGCAACAGCGTAACACGACGGCGGCGGCAGAAAGAAACCCGCCGGCCGTCAGCCCCCAGTCGTCGGTGGACAGCGAGCTGAGCACCTCTGAAATGGACGAAGACTCGGTGGGCTCTTCCACGACCTACAAGCTCAACAACGTCAACGACGTCCAGATTTTGGCGCGCATGCAGGAAGAGA GTCTGAGGCAGGACTACGCCGCCTCGGCCTCCCGCCGCAGCTCGGGCTCGTCCTGCCACTCGCTGCGGCGCGGCACCTTCAGCGACCAGGAGCTGGACGCGCACAGcctggaggacgaggaggaggcggcgcaCGCGGCCTTTCACCTGCCCGCCAGCCGTTTCAGCCCTTCGCCCCGCCACTCGCCGCGAGCCTCCCCGCGCAACTCGCCGCGATCGCGCTCCCCGGCCCGTTCCGTGGATTACGGCCGCGGCTCGCCTCAGCCCGCGATCAGCCGCCTGCAGCAGCCACGCCACTCGCTGCAGGGCCACGACACGCAGACAAACGTGGTCAAGAACGAAG AAAAACTGCGTCGTAGTCTCCCCAATCTAACACGTTCCAATGCGGCGCCCCCACAAGGCCCGGAGCCCGTCAAGAACAGTCGAAGCTGCGAGTCCAACCTGCAGCTGCCAAATGGCGGCTCGCCCAGACACCACAGCCAATCAGCTC TTCCGCCGAGCAGCAAGCTGCGGACGCCGGCTGCACCCTCACCCCTGGCCTTGAGGCAACCCGTCAAGGCCATCGCCAACCCCGCCGGCTCTACCGCCACCCCCGGCCGCTCCCTGATTCCGCCCCGCAGCGGCCTGCCTCGTCCCAGCACCCCAGCAGGTGGCgccggaggaggcggcggcgggatCCCCCTGCCTCGTAGCAAACTAGCACAGCCTGTGCGCAG AAGTCTACCGGCCCCTCGTGTCTACAGCGGCGCCAGAGACAACCTGAGAGAAAGCTACTAG
- the slain2 gene encoding SLAIN motif-containing protein 2 isoform X2 — MEDINSNINADLEVRKLQDLVKQLEKQNEQLRGRSMMMSAHHRPHSAGYEPLSSSSALLSGGDGFAPGVGFGYGDLLENRRCRSPRLSYDGVSFTRPYESEGASAATSGSARNSRCLDDDCETSILDQVDVLDLEDMDCLHEDDDSWLYEAKLDSPLQKALSPVVWCRQALDNPSPDMELAKRSLIHRLDQTMSANRRRSLYGSCYNQQGSYGSQYSPNAANSPYSSGFNSPCSTPSKVPIIRQQLMPVNAVQQRNTTAAAERNPPAVSPQSSVDSELSTSEMDEDSVGSSTTYKLNNVNDVQILARMQEESLRQDYAASASRRSSGSSCHSLRRGTFSDQELDAHSLEDEEEAAHAAFHLPASRFSPSPRHSPRASPRNSPRSRSPARSVDYGRGSPQPAISRLQQPRHSLQGHDTQTNVVKNEEKLRRSLPNLTRSNAAPPQGPEPVKNSRSCESNLQLPNGGSPRHHSQSAPAPQLPRHSTPKTKQQLQSPTARRVPPSSKLRTPAAPSPLALRQPVKAIANPAGSTATPGRSLIPPRSGLPRPSTPAGGAGGGGGGIPLPRSKLAQPVRRSLPAPRVYSGARDNLRESY, encoded by the exons ATGGAGGACATCAACTCGAATATTAACGCCGACTTGGAGGTGAGGAAGCTCCAGGATTTGGTCAAGCAGCTCGAGAAGCAGAACGAGCAGCTCCGGGGTCGCTCCATGATGATGTCGGCCCACCACAGACCTCACAGCGCCGGCTACGAGCCCTTATCGTCGTCGTCGGCGCTGCTATCGGGGGGCGACGGCTTCGCTCCCGGGGTGGGGTTCGGCTACGGCGACCTGTTGGAGAACCGCCGCTGCCGAAGCCCACGGCTCTCCTACGACGGCGTCAGCTTCACGAGGCCGTACGAAAGCGAAGGCGCCTCTGCGGCCACCTCCGGGTCGGCACGGAACTCGCGGTGCTTGGACGACGATTGCGAAACGTCCATTCTGGACCAGGTGGACGTTTTGGACTTGGAGGACATGGACTGTCTCCATGAAGACGACGACAGCTG GCTGTACGAAGCTAAGCTCGACAGTCCCTTGCAGAAGGCGCTGAGCCCCGTCGTGTGGTGCCGCCAGGCTCTGGACAACCCGAGTCCGGACATGGAGCTGGCCAAGCGCTCGCTCATCCACAGGTTGGACCAAACCATGTCGG CTAACAGGCGTCGCAGCCTCTACGGAAGCTGCTACAACCAGCAGGGGAGCTACGGGAGCCAGTACAGCCCCAACGCCGCCAACAGTCCCTACAGCAGCGGCTTCAACTCACCCTGCTCCACGCCCAGCAAGGTGCCCATCATCAGGCAGCAGCTGATGCCCGTCAACGCAG TGCAACAGCGTAACACGACGGCGGCGGCAGAAAGAAACCCGCCGGCCGTCAGCCCCCAGTCGTCGGTGGACAGCGAGCTGAGCACCTCTGAAATGGACGAAGACTCGGTGGGCTCTTCCACGACCTACAAGCTCAACAACGTCAACGACGTCCAGATTTTGGCGCGCATGCAGGAAGAGA GTCTGAGGCAGGACTACGCCGCCTCGGCCTCCCGCCGCAGCTCGGGCTCGTCCTGCCACTCGCTGCGGCGCGGCACCTTCAGCGACCAGGAGCTGGACGCGCACAGcctggaggacgaggaggaggcggcgcaCGCGGCCTTTCACCTGCCCGCCAGCCGTTTCAGCCCTTCGCCCCGCCACTCGCCGCGAGCCTCCCCGCGCAACTCGCCGCGATCGCGCTCCCCGGCCCGTTCCGTGGATTACGGCCGCGGCTCGCCTCAGCCCGCGATCAGCCGCCTGCAGCAGCCACGCCACTCGCTGCAGGGCCACGACACGCAGACAAACGTGGTCAAGAACGAAG AAAAACTGCGTCGTAGTCTCCCCAATCTAACACGTTCCAATGCGGCGCCCCCACAAGGCCCGGAGCCCGTCAAGAACAGTCGAAGCTGCGAGTCCAACCTGCAGCTGCCAAATGGCGGCTCGCCCAGACACCACAGCCAATCAGCTC CAGCGCCTCAGCTCCCGAGACACTCcacccccaaaaccaaacagcaACTCCAAAGCCCAACGGCCCGGCGAG TTCCGCCGAGCAGCAAGCTGCGGACGCCGGCTGCACCCTCACCCCTGGCCTTGAGGCAACCCGTCAAGGCCATCGCCAACCCCGCCGGCTCTACCGCCACCCCCGGCCGCTCCCTGATTCCGCCCCGCAGCGGCCTGCCTCGTCCCAGCACCCCAGCAGGTGGCgccggaggaggcggcggcgggatCCCCCTGCCTCGTAGCAAACTAGCACAGCCTGTGCGCAG AAGTCTACCGGCCCCTCGTGTCTACAGCGGCGCCAGAGACAACCTGAGAGAAAGCTACTAG